The following are encoded in a window of Limibacter armeniacum genomic DNA:
- a CDS encoding alpha/beta hydrolase-fold protein, with amino-acid sequence MNFSSLYLTVLILFIGISTKVYSQSNSVDVYYGTKSVRVKSTDGSVVSWKVILHSSDLNISSVSSFNTAFEGSSQYLSKQSYNDGSFTIEGLEPKSQYYIYVLVRQNGEDKLVFQQFQTHTRQSQLYYNSDPSKGDGHIHAYTVYFPEKYYLYPEQDYPVLLCLHGQGEKGELDYGSLMRHGPPKLVNQGRDFPMIIAAVQSYKWAGGWEPNVVNEFTDLLMAQYRVDKTRLYVTGFSMGGGGTFNFAAAYPEKVAAIVPISGWLTGEACNVKMPTWAFHNENDGTVNSNGTKSAVSRINSCLDPDPAKATIYNSSGHDAWSKTYSGSAGYDIYSWLLQYSNSSAGNKVQLPDISLTVDNTSFNSIAVSWTHDASELALQYTITLKDIEQNTVVKTVDITDNTSSYQFEGLACITTYEVSICGSVDAAETCDNVEVTTKAMDTPVITASHTSLNNGPVTLSLAEAYDSYEWSNGATGASIVVDKAGEYFVKVGLGECSANSNTVSVTETTSIEKGELLPVEFSASSGARYATFVYTPKDYASSSEKYPILFVFHSDEQRGSLEYDKLLTAGPIKEVNEGRDFPFIIVSIQNGKWAGSWDIDLMNELVESMKSQYRIDDNKLYFTGWQKGALACYNYATAYPGKVNAMVTFSSWGSGEVCSIAQSRVWYIQNENDPVVSLSSAEGFVNRLQACGSGEVKMNYYPDATENDSWDKTYEADAPWDIYSWLYDTSETGTGAVEQQQASHLQQSFTSSQTGKQHGYYLYLPDEYGDGQRNLPLMVVLHGQDERGELEYDKLLLNGPAKLIEEGKNFPFVVLTPQNSKWAGSWNVEMVKELIAHVKSEYGLTDIKLWMTGWETGAIAAYAFTEKYSDEVDAVVGFGSWGIGEVCNMATVRTWIFHNAADENVSVGSVKSFVNSLTSCSAAIDDINLTVYEDLTGDDCWNPTFEETTSANLYEWLLGASEANSRMAFGTLGEISEEKLLFSNPMTNSVFIKKDLVTPSSSKLELYSVNGERYSIDLSENGNGYYRGAIGGLPTGLYLIKIVFEEKVITHKLLKLK; translated from the coding sequence ATGAATTTTTCATCACTTTATCTGACTGTACTGATATTGTTTATTGGTATCAGTACTAAAGTCTATTCTCAATCCAACTCAGTGGATGTTTATTACGGAACCAAGTCAGTACGTGTAAAGAGTACTGATGGAAGCGTAGTGAGTTGGAAGGTGATCCTCCATAGTAGTGACCTGAATATAAGTTCGGTGTCATCATTTAATACAGCGTTTGAAGGCAGTAGCCAATACTTATCTAAACAATCATATAATGATGGATCATTTACAATTGAAGGGCTAGAGCCCAAGTCACAATACTATATATATGTATTGGTTCGCCAAAATGGAGAAGATAAGTTGGTTTTTCAGCAGTTTCAGACCCATACAAGACAAAGTCAGCTGTATTACAATAGTGACCCATCTAAGGGAGATGGTCATATTCACGCCTACACAGTTTACTTTCCGGAGAAATACTATTTGTATCCTGAGCAAGATTATCCTGTACTGTTGTGTTTGCATGGGCAGGGAGAGAAAGGAGAGCTGGATTATGGTAGTCTCATGAGACATGGACCTCCCAAATTGGTAAACCAAGGAAGGGACTTCCCTATGATTATAGCGGCTGTTCAATCTTATAAATGGGCAGGAGGCTGGGAGCCTAATGTAGTAAATGAGTTTACAGATTTACTAATGGCGCAATATAGGGTTGATAAGACTAGATTGTATGTTACAGGTTTCAGTATGGGAGGTGGAGGAACGTTTAATTTTGCAGCTGCATACCCAGAAAAAGTGGCTGCGATAGTTCCAATATCAGGTTGGTTGACAGGAGAGGCCTGTAACGTAAAAATGCCAACATGGGCATTTCACAATGAAAATGATGGAACTGTTAACTCTAATGGAACAAAGTCAGCAGTAAGTAGAATCAATAGTTGTCTAGATCCAGACCCTGCAAAGGCAACTATCTACAACTCAAGTGGACATGATGCTTGGTCAAAGACATACAGTGGTAGTGCAGGGTATGATATATACAGTTGGTTATTACAATACAGTAATTCTTCAGCCGGAAACAAGGTGCAACTACCTGATATCAGCCTTACAGTAGATAATACATCATTTAATTCAATAGCTGTTTCTTGGACACATGATGCTTCCGAATTGGCATTGCAATATACAATTACACTTAAAGATATAGAGCAGAATACTGTAGTTAAAACAGTTGATATAACGGACAATACTAGTAGTTATCAGTTTGAAGGATTAGCGTGTATAACAACATATGAGGTGAGTATATGTGGGAGTGTAGATGCAGCAGAGACTTGTGATAATGTAGAAGTTACCACAAAAGCAATGGATACACCTGTAATTACGGCTTCTCACACGAGTCTAAATAATGGACCAGTTACATTAAGTTTAGCAGAAGCATATGATAGTTATGAATGGAGCAATGGGGCAACAGGAGCAAGCATAGTAGTAGATAAGGCAGGGGAGTACTTTGTTAAAGTTGGCTTAGGCGAGTGCTCTGCTAATAGCAATACGGTATCTGTTACAGAAACAACATCAATTGAAAAAGGAGAGCTTTTGCCTGTTGAATTTAGTGCATCTTCAGGTGCGAGATATGCAACTTTTGTATATACACCAAAAGATTATGCTTCTAGTTCAGAAAAGTATCCCATCCTTTTCGTATTTCATAGTGATGAGCAAAGAGGTAGTTTGGAGTATGATAAGCTGCTAACAGCTGGGCCAATTAAAGAGGTGAATGAAGGACGAGATTTTCCATTTATCATCGTATCAATCCAGAACGGCAAATGGGCTGGTAGTTGGGATATCGACCTGATGAACGAATTGGTGGAAAGTATGAAGTCCCAATACAGAATTGATGATAACAAACTCTATTTTACGGGTTGGCAGAAAGGTGCTTTAGCGTGTTATAATTATGCGACAGCTTACCCAGGAAAAGTGAATGCTATGGTCACATTCTCATCATGGGGAAGTGGAGAGGTATGTAGTATAGCTCAATCAAGAGTATGGTACATCCAGAATGAGAATGATCCTGTAGTTTCACTTTCAAGTGCTGAAGGTTTTGTTAACCGACTACAAGCATGTGGTAGTGGAGAGGTTAAAATGAATTATTACCCTGATGCTACTGAAAATGACTCATGGGATAAAACATATGAAGCAGATGCTCCTTGGGATATTTATTCTTGGCTATATGATACCTCAGAGACTGGGACTGGGGCAGTGGAACAACAGCAAGCCTCACACTTGCAGCAGTCATTTACATCTAGTCAAACAGGCAAGCAGCATGGGTATTACCTCTATTTGCCTGATGAGTATGGAGATGGTCAAAGAAACCTGCCACTGATGGTAGTATTGCATGGACAGGATGAAAGGGGAGAGTTGGAGTATGATAAATTACTTTTGAATGGTCCGGCTAAGTTAATTGAAGAAGGGAAAAACTTTCCATTTGTGGTCTTAACTCCACAGAACAGTAAATGGGCAGGTAGTTGGAATGTGGAAATGGTCAAAGAACTAATAGCTCATGTAAAAAGTGAATATGGGTTGACAGATATAAAACTGTGGATGACTGGTTGGGAAACCGGAGCTATTGCAGCATATGCATTTACTGAAAAGTATAGCGATGAAGTGGATGCGGTTGTTGGCTTTGGTAGTTGGGGAATTGGAGAAGTCTGCAATATGGCAACAGTCAGGACTTGGATTTTCCATAATGCTGCTGATGAGAACGTTTCTGTAGGAAGTGTAAAAAGTTTTGTGAACAGTTTGACCTCATGTTCAGCAGCGATAGATGACATCAATCTGACAGTTTATGAAGATTTGACAGGAGATGACTGTTGGAATCCAACTTTCGAAGAAACAACTAGTGCCAATTTATACGAGTGGCTATTAGGAGCAAGTGAAGCTAACAGTCGTATGGCTTTTGGCACATTAGGAGAAATCAGTGAAGAAAAACTGTTGTTTAGTAATCCAATGACAAACAGTGTCTTTATCAAAAAAGATCTTGTTACCCCAAGTAGTTCAAAGCTGGAGCTTTATTCAGTCAATGGGGAACGATATAGTATTGATCTAAGTGAAAATGGAAATGGTTATTACCGAGGTGCTATAGGAGGGTTACCGACTGGACTTTATCTGATCAAAATAGTATTTGAGGAAAAGGTAATCACGCATAAGTTATTAAAGTTAAAATAG
- a CDS encoding O-antigen ligase family protein produces MKHLTQINYLSSKYKFFYLSITVLFTAIAINYLLSSSLGLKSIALVGAPIGILLFVSTLRNIKFGFYISFISYFMLDFLIRALKIKFTIGVFIEAYTGLLVLALIYRLWVEKNRKFATSGITILLALWFVYLSLQIFNPHMLSKAAYIHSMRTPLYIFCTYLIAYHSLNNLKDLWFMVKVILIMMSIACLYGIFQEKYGLLSFDSDWLYSDPERVKLMITWGRLRKFSIFSGPMPFGVTLAFTGIFSVILALESKKKRHIILYSLYTLIALWASVYTGTRTAYILIPFGYIIYLILRLNPRLVMFSIGLVSLLTVAVAFNHSSGAMHVVRTAFTPNDDPSMQVRLDNQAFIQPILQSRPFGSGLGRCGHLGAMYSPNTKLGKFPPDSEYVRIAIESGPIGLFLYMCINGAILIYGLYYAKMLNNPQLKTIIGAFSVMFFMIILGGYPQEIISGSKPLPLFYAFTVAAIAKIPKLDK; encoded by the coding sequence ATGAAACACCTAACCCAAATCAATTACCTGAGCTCAAAATATAAATTCTTTTACCTTTCAATTACAGTACTCTTTACTGCTATAGCTATAAACTACCTTCTCAGTAGTAGCTTAGGATTAAAAAGTATTGCTCTTGTTGGTGCCCCTATCGGTATACTTCTATTCGTTAGTACACTTAGGAATATCAAGTTCGGCTTCTATATATCCTTTATTAGCTACTTCATGCTTGACTTTTTAATCAGAGCGTTGAAGATCAAATTTACAATTGGTGTCTTTATAGAAGCTTATACAGGGCTTCTTGTACTTGCACTTATATACAGGTTATGGGTAGAAAAAAACCGGAAGTTTGCTACGTCAGGCATCACCATTTTATTAGCACTGTGGTTTGTCTATTTGAGTCTGCAAATTTTTAACCCCCATATGTTATCAAAGGCTGCATATATACACTCTATGCGAACTCCACTATATATATTCTGTACTTACTTGATTGCATATCATTCCCTTAATAACCTTAAGGATCTTTGGTTCATGGTCAAAGTAATACTGATTATGATGAGCATAGCTTGTCTATATGGCATTTTTCAAGAAAAATATGGTTTGCTTTCATTCGATAGTGATTGGCTGTACTCAGATCCAGAAAGAGTCAAGCTGATGATCACTTGGGGACGCCTGAGAAAGTTTTCTATTTTTTCGGGACCAATGCCCTTTGGAGTAACATTAGCTTTTACAGGCATTTTTAGTGTCATTCTTGCTTTAGAAAGCAAAAAGAAACGACATATAATTTTATACAGCTTATACACTCTTATTGCGCTTTGGGCTAGTGTATATACGGGTACCCGTACAGCTTATATCTTGATTCCTTTCGGGTATATTATATACCTCATCCTAAGACTCAATCCAAGATTGGTCATGTTTAGTATTGGATTAGTCTCACTGTTAACAGTTGCTGTAGCGTTTAATCATTCCAGTGGTGCTATGCACGTTGTACGAACAGCCTTTACACCAAATGATGATCCATCTATGCAAGTAAGATTAGACAATCAGGCTTTTATACAACCTATTTTACAGAGCAGACCATTCGGTTCGGGTCTTGGCAGGTGTGGGCATCTTGGTGCTATGTACTCTCCCAATACAAAGCTCGGGAAGTTTCCTCCTGACAGTGAATATGTACGCATTGCCATTGAATCCGGCCCTATAGGCTTATTTCTATATATGTGTATTAATGGGGCTATATTAATTTATGGTCTCTACTATGCCAAAATGCTTAACAACCCACAACTCAAAACTATTATTGGCGCATTTTCAGTCATGTTCTTTATGATAATCTTAGGGGGGTATCCCCAAGAAATTATCAGCGGAAGTAAACCTTTACCGCTTTTCTATGCATTCACTGTTGCTGCAATAGCTAAAATACCTAAGCTGGATAAATAG
- a CDS encoding TolC family protein, whose amino-acid sequence MKTSITTLTTVLLIFLQYTGYSQNNKVIVHFDSINQHQEVLNYLVELAITQSPQIKKSHLEMERVDVESSSAKWDWLDNMAVSFNYNEAHAKQGSEDFTSNAFYPKYNLSLKVNLSLPMKQIYTNKTSKIDQKIVHEENTMLKQELRSEMAILFEDYLMNKELLKLSAERVEAARLQLELSENESDDVQLYDTNLTKYQQAKIGYIKQLNEYKKSIYAIEAIIGTKHNIAW is encoded by the coding sequence ATGAAGACTTCAATTACTACTTTAACTACTGTCTTACTTATTTTCCTGCAATACACAGGGTATAGTCAAAATAACAAAGTCATTGTGCACTTTGACTCAATCAACCAACATCAGGAAGTTTTGAATTACCTTGTTGAATTAGCGATCACCCAATCACCTCAAATCAAAAAAAGTCACTTAGAGATGGAAAGGGTTGATGTTGAAAGTAGTTCTGCAAAATGGGATTGGCTAGATAATATGGCTGTCTCTTTTAACTATAATGAAGCACACGCCAAACAAGGTTCAGAAGACTTTACTAGCAATGCTTTTTATCCCAAGTATAACTTGAGTTTAAAAGTAAACCTGTCTCTTCCCATGAAACAGATTTACACCAACAAAACTTCTAAGATTGACCAAAAGATCGTTCATGAAGAAAATACCATGTTAAAGCAGGAGCTAAGAAGTGAAATGGCGATTCTATTCGAAGACTATTTAATGAACAAAGAGCTATTGAAATTAAGTGCAGAAAGAGTAGAAGCTGCCAGACTTCAACTAGAGCTTAGTGAAAATGAATCCGACGATGTTCAGTTGTATGATACCAACCTCACCAAATACCAACAGGCTAAAATTGGCTATATCAAACAACTGAATGAATATAAAAAGAGTATCTATGCCATAGAAGCTATCATTGGTACCAAGCATAATATAGCATGGTAA
- a CDS encoding sugar transferase — protein MKRSQLPDWTCIFIAPHEFPQFKNAQSKNGKLRVVQYTSVEELQASSAPFEYLSQKECYIFIHDSFVRYAQDIKKILADNGITKHKLYLLDSEDHVAIKNVIIDVPSDLKSLERLAKRLSSTESLNVTPVRKRHKKVKRLMDIVVSATMLLLLSPVMLLVALAVRLESKGNVFYTSKRAGQYYRIFDFYKFRSMYADADKRVEELKKNNQYGGEGVQFFKLKNDPRITKVGAFIRKTSLDELPQLFNVLKGDMSLVGNRPLPLYEAEQLTTDMAAKRFSAAAGITGLWQVSKRGDDDMDAMERIMLDNTYADNQGFRYDLKIMMKTIPAMIQKEMV, from the coding sequence ATGAAGCGGAGCCAATTGCCTGATTGGACCTGCATCTTTATTGCTCCTCATGAATTTCCACAATTCAAGAATGCACAATCTAAAAATGGGAAACTAAGAGTTGTACAGTATACTTCTGTTGAGGAACTTCAAGCGTCTTCAGCCCCATTTGAGTATTTAAGTCAAAAGGAGTGCTATATCTTTATTCATGATTCCTTTGTTCGTTATGCGCAAGACATAAAAAAGATACTTGCAGATAATGGTATAACAAAGCATAAGCTATACTTGCTTGATAGCGAAGATCATGTAGCGATCAAGAATGTGATCATAGATGTCCCTTCTGACCTTAAATCATTAGAAAGATTAGCCAAAAGACTGTCAAGTACTGAAAGCCTTAATGTGACTCCAGTAAGAAAAAGACATAAGAAGGTCAAACGCCTGATGGATATTGTAGTCAGTGCGACGATGCTGCTGTTGCTTTCTCCTGTAATGTTACTGGTGGCTTTGGCAGTCCGTTTGGAATCAAAAGGTAATGTTTTCTATACCTCAAAGCGTGCTGGACAGTACTATAGGATATTTGACTTCTATAAGTTCCGATCAATGTATGCTGATGCAGATAAGAGAGTAGAAGAACTGAAGAAAAACAATCAGTACGGAGGAGAAGGTGTGCAGTTTTTCAAATTGAAAAATGACCCAAGAATTACAAAAGTGGGGGCATTTATTCGGAAAACATCTTTGGATGAATTGCCACAGCTATTTAACGTACTGAAAGGGGATATGTCATTGGTTGGTAACAGACCTCTACCTCTCTATGAAGCAGAGCAATTGACGACAGATATGGCGGCAAAAAGGTTTTCTGCTGCTGCAGGTATCACTGGATTATGGCAAGTGTCAAAGAGAGGTGATGATGATATGGATGCTATGGAGAGAATCATGCTGGACAATACCTATGCTGACAATCAAGGTTTCCGTTATGACCTGAAGATTATGATGAAGACAATTCCTGCTATGATTCAAAAAGAGATGGTATGA
- a CDS encoding FAD-binding oxidoreductase codes for MKKIANWGNYPHRVADINTPVFEKDIHQLINNDKPVTVRGLGRCYGDASLGEHIISMDKMDKILHFDANDGIITCQAGTSLDKILNFIVPKGWFLPVTPGTKFITVGGAIASDVHGKNHHIDGCFSQHIIEMKILLSDGQTSICSPTINSEFFRLTCGGLGLSGVILEASFSLKKIETSQIDQQVYSAPNLKKLMEYFDEYSHYTYSVAWIDCFAKGKSLGRGHLIVGEHAPSSSSSDKLKQHASPKINIPFRFPGWILNKVSIWTFNNLFYFVHKFGPKKKKVDYDAFFYPLDKINNWNKMYGKTGFLQYQFVLPLNSSYEGLQQIIGKISSNSTPSFLCVLKKFGSRNENIMSFPDEGFTLALDFPIKNGVFELLDELDEIVHQMGGKVYLTKDARLSRKHFEQGYPKHQDFMESITQVNPKNKLSSDLLNRLTNK; via the coding sequence ATGAAAAAAATAGCAAACTGGGGAAACTACCCTCATAGAGTGGCCGATATAAATACGCCTGTTTTTGAAAAAGACATTCACCAACTGATCAATAATGATAAACCTGTTACGGTTCGGGGTCTTGGTAGATGTTATGGCGATGCCAGTTTAGGTGAGCATATCATTTCAATGGACAAAATGGATAAGATTCTCCATTTCGATGCTAATGATGGTATTATCACATGTCAGGCAGGTACAAGTTTGGATAAGATCTTAAACTTCATCGTTCCTAAAGGTTGGTTTCTACCCGTTACGCCAGGTACCAAATTCATTACTGTTGGCGGAGCCATTGCTTCAGACGTTCACGGAAAGAATCATCACATTGACGGCTGCTTTAGCCAACACATCATTGAAATGAAAATTCTATTGAGTGATGGACAAACCAGTATCTGTAGTCCGACTATCAATAGTGAGTTCTTTAGGTTAACATGTGGAGGGTTAGGGCTTTCAGGTGTGATTTTGGAAGCTTCATTCTCTTTAAAAAAGATTGAAACCTCTCAGATTGACCAGCAGGTGTATAGTGCTCCAAACCTCAAGAAGTTAATGGAGTATTTCGATGAATATTCTCATTACACATATTCTGTAGCTTGGATTGACTGCTTTGCCAAAGGTAAGAGTTTAGGGAGAGGTCACCTGATTGTTGGCGAACATGCTCCTTCTTCAAGCTCCTCTGATAAGCTCAAACAACATGCATCACCAAAAATCAATATCCCATTCCGTTTTCCTGGATGGATATTAAACAAGGTTTCCATTTGGACATTTAACAACCTATTTTACTTCGTACACAAGTTTGGTCCAAAGAAGAAAAAAGTTGACTATGATGCATTTTTCTATCCTCTTGACAAGATCAACAACTGGAATAAAATGTATGGAAAAACAGGTTTTCTACAATACCAGTTCGTACTTCCGCTTAACAGCTCTTATGAAGGATTGCAACAAATTATTGGCAAGATTTCGTCCAACTCGACCCCTTCTTTTCTATGTGTATTAAAGAAGTTTGGATCACGGAATGAGAATATAATGTCTTTCCCTGATGAAGGTTTCACATTGGCACTGGACTTCCCAATCAAGAACGGTGTATTTGAATTACTGGATGAGCTGGATGAGATAGTACATCAAATGGGAGGAAAAGTCTATCTCACTAAAGATGCTAGATTATCTCGTAAACACTTTGAACAAGGGTATCCTAAGCATCAGGACTTTATGGAGTCAATTACACAGGTCAACCCAAAAAATAAGCTATCATCAGACTTACTAAACCGTTTAACTAACAAATAA
- a CDS encoding SDR family oxidoreductase, whose product MKKTALILGATSDIAQQLAYEFANNTFDLILTSRQPDMLVPLAKDIENITSVKVEVDSFDALNTDSHDAFSAKYKDVDTVIVAFGYLGEQATAESSWEECQQILHTNFTGAVSILNRFANYFEERKAGSIIGISSVAGDKGKKSNYLYGSAKAGLSVYLQGLRNRLYHSGVHVLTVKPGFVHTKMTQGMDLPELLTASPTQIARSIFNAYRKKANTLYSLPQWRMIMLIINAIPETVFKRLNM is encoded by the coding sequence ATGAAAAAGACTGCACTCATACTAGGCGCAACATCCGACATAGCCCAACAATTGGCTTATGAGTTTGCTAATAATACTTTTGATTTAATCCTCACAAGTCGCCAGCCAGATATGCTGGTTCCTTTGGCTAAAGATATAGAAAACATCACTTCAGTTAAAGTTGAGGTTGATAGTTTTGACGCCCTTAATACAGATTCTCATGATGCCTTTTCCGCTAAATATAAAGACGTAGATACAGTGATTGTCGCATTTGGCTATTTAGGAGAGCAAGCTACAGCCGAAAGTTCATGGGAAGAATGTCAACAAATTCTACATACAAACTTTACAGGAGCAGTATCTATTCTTAACAGGTTTGCCAATTACTTTGAAGAACGAAAGGCTGGCTCCATTATCGGTATAAGTTCTGTTGCAGGTGACAAAGGAAAGAAAAGTAATTATCTATATGGAAGTGCTAAAGCAGGGCTGTCAGTTTATCTGCAAGGTTTAAGGAATCGTCTTTATCATTCAGGTGTTCACGTTTTGACTGTCAAACCAGGTTTTGTCCATACCAAAATGACACAAGGAATGGATTTACCTGAACTATTGACAGCAAGTCCTACTCAGATCGCCCGTTCTATTTTCAATGCCTATAGAAAAAAAGCCAACACCTTATACTCATTGCCACAGTGGAGAATGATTATGCTTATCATCAATGCAATACCAGAAACTGTTTTCAAGAGGTTAAACATGTAA
- a CDS encoding response regulator, whose product MKQKRKTILVIQREVSILQIIELYLSERYDLFLTQSENEAILWMLNGGAPDLIISDSFSVSEGDSYSLKSNNVYFDSVPVIALGADNVQEVNAEIKAIIDKPFNPVNFTEKISSYLIA is encoded by the coding sequence ATGAAACAAAAGAGAAAGACCATTTTGGTTATTCAGCGTGAAGTGAGCATTCTTCAAATTATTGAACTTTACTTGTCAGAAAGGTATGACCTCTTTTTGACCCAATCAGAAAATGAAGCCATCTTATGGATGTTAAATGGCGGCGCGCCAGATCTGATTATTTCAGATAGCTTTTCTGTATCAGAAGGGGATAGTTACAGTCTAAAAAGTAACAATGTGTACTTTGACTCTGTACCTGTAATAGCCTTGGGAGCTGACAATGTTCAGGAGGTGAATGCGGAAATTAAAGCTATTATTGACAAACCATTTAACCCTGTCAACTTTACAGAGAAAATTTCGAGTTACTTGATTGCTTAG
- a CDS encoding HAD-IB family hydrolase, translating to MAANKSTDCIAFFDFDGTITNKDSLLELAKFSSGNFIFYIKMFVLSPMLIAMKLGFLSSKKAKETFLYFFFNGKSQEEMETLMRKFSSDMIPKMLKKDALERLRWHQENSHTISVVTASGQWVKYWCHEIGIRCIHTELDFSNGIFKGKILGENCNGHTKVQMIKQKFDLGQYKSIYAYGDSKGDKEMLQMASYPFYKPF from the coding sequence ATGGCTGCTAATAAAAGTACCGACTGTATTGCCTTTTTTGATTTCGACGGCACTATCACAAATAAAGACTCACTGCTTGAATTGGCTAAATTCTCTTCTGGAAACTTCATTTTCTATATTAAAATGTTTGTTCTAAGTCCTATGCTTATTGCCATGAAGCTAGGATTTCTATCCAGTAAAAAAGCAAAAGAGACTTTCTTGTATTTTTTCTTCAATGGGAAATCCCAAGAGGAAATGGAAACCCTCATGAGGAAGTTCAGCTCTGATATGATACCAAAGATGCTCAAAAAGGATGCGCTGGAACGTTTAAGGTGGCATCAGGAAAACTCACATACCATCTCGGTAGTAACAGCCTCGGGACAGTGGGTAAAATACTGGTGTCATGAAATTGGCATTAGGTGTATTCATACGGAGTTAGATTTCAGTAATGGAATATTTAAAGGAAAAATTCTTGGTGAAAACTGTAATGGACATACCAAAGTACAGATGATCAAGCAGAAATTTGACTTGGGGCAATACAAGAGTATATATGCTTATGGTGATTCCAAAGGAGATAAGGAAATGCTTCAAATGGCCTCTTATCCATTTTATAAACCATTTTAA
- a CDS encoding decaprenyl-phosphate phosphoribosyltransferase, translated as MRTKTTQSELVSISHYLELMRVHQYVKNLFIFIPLFFSGSLFHTSYLITAFIGFFSFSLLSSSVYILNDFVDQDADRLHPKKKNRPIASGKIKNWQAIILMCATFSFGMSLAFLLNKSFFVLGLIYWVTNILYSFFLKHVPLIDVFIIAFGFIIRVVSGGVLNQIQLSHWLLMMVFLLALFLGFAKRRDDVYLQENSNTQTRRSVTKYSTYFIDAVITMLAAIIIISYLMYTFTPSVIERFNNEYIYASVVFVILGLVRYLQLAIVENKTGSPTEVLLKDKLTLINISLWVLCFFGIIYY; from the coding sequence ATGAGAACTAAGACAACTCAAAGCGAGTTAGTGTCTATATCACACTATTTGGAACTGATGAGGGTGCACCAATATGTTAAAAACCTTTTCATATTTATTCCTCTCTTCTTTAGTGGTAGTCTATTCCATACTTCGTACTTAATCACTGCCTTTATTGGATTCTTTTCCTTTTCCCTTTTAAGCAGCAGTGTTTATATTTTGAATGACTTTGTGGACCAGGACGCTGACAGATTACATCCCAAGAAAAAAAACAGACCTATAGCCTCAGGTAAAATTAAAAACTGGCAGGCTATTATATTAATGTGTGCCACATTCTCTTTTGGAATGTCCTTGGCCTTTCTTCTCAACAAATCATTCTTTGTACTTGGACTTATTTATTGGGTTACTAATATCCTTTACTCTTTCTTTTTGAAACATGTCCCTCTAATTGATGTCTTCATTATAGCCTTTGGTTTTATCATTAGAGTGGTTTCTGGTGGTGTTTTAAATCAGATTCAGCTTTCTCACTGGCTACTGATGATGGTTTTTCTATTGGCTTTATTTTTAGGTTTTGCAAAAAGGCGAGATGATGTTTACCTACAGGAGAATAGCAACACACAAACGAGACGATCTGTAACAAAGTATAGCACATACTTTATAGATGCTGTTATCACAATGCTTGCTGCTATTATCATTATCAGCTACCTGATGTACACCTTTACACCAAGTGTTATCGAACGATTTAACAACGAATACATTTATGCATCCGTCGTCTTTGTGATATTGGGATTAGTCCGTTATCTCCAATTAGCAATTGTAGAAAACAAGACTGGATCACCGACGGAAGTTCTACTGAAGGATAAGTTGACCCTGATTAATATTTCACTTTGGGTATTATGCTTCTTTGGTATCATCTACTACTAA